Within Wyeomyia smithii strain HCP4-BCI-WySm-NY-G18 chromosome 2, ASM2978416v1, whole genome shotgun sequence, the genomic segment CAATCGTTATGTTATCGGAATAGAAAATCAGTAGTAATATGTTTTACAATTCGTACATCGATAAAGGAACATCTTTCTACACACGGTTTTATTCCACGGAAGGGTTGATTGGGCACTGAACCGATTGTTTCGTTTTAAGAGCTGCTTTAAATTTATCTGCGCCGTGTAGTCGTATTTTTTCTGTTTGACCGtattaaatttaatttgttAGATTTCCTTTCTTATTTAAATCTTATAACTGTGTTTTATATTCAGATTGAATCTGAtcttctctgttttttttttctacaactctatatgtataatatatttATACTCTTCATTCTTTTCTTTATAATTTAGCATATTATCCAATCTTTCTGAAGGAAACAAGTGAGAAAACAACGAATAAACATAACCAACTAAACTGGAAAATTGTCGTAAGAAACATAGTagtatagaaaaaaataaactggaAACAGATAATCAGAACAAGCGGAAACGTAGCCAATAAGGATATAATTTCTGTCTCTCTCGTCACTAATTTACATGTTATTTGATGTTTGCTTCTGCAATGTGTTATCGGCAGTGATCGACGATGTGGTTGACTCGGAcgttttcttcatcttttcacAGTAATCGCTGAGAATGTCACGGAACCGTGACCAGCACTTTTCCGGAACAGTGATGGCGGTTCGGAAGTTGCTTTTCACCTCCGACACCCGCATGTAGATGCCCCGACTGTTTTGTCCGATATCGAAATAGAAGTTTTTATTATCGACACGCATATGACGCCCCTCTGGCAGTTCGCCCTTGAAGCCACCATCGTTGGTGCCGAACTCCTCGAGCAGATCAGTGAGCGCATCGCGAAACTCGATCATCCCTTGCGCTGGGATGGCGATCTGCGATCGAGGACCTCCACGGGTTATGGTCTGCGAAACGCGCAGAAACCGGCCCCGCACGTTCTCCTTCAGATCAAGATAGTACCGTCGGTTGTCCTTGATCATCATCTCTGACTTGAGTTTACCGTCTTCGGGCACATTGTCAGGATTCGGTGGTCCGAGTGACGCGTAATAGTCACTGAACGTCGATAGATGATCTCGGAATTCGGCTGCAGTGGACAAGGCTAGAAAAATTTGACTACGCCTGCCATCCGCACCAATTTCTGCGACTTTGATGAAACGACCGCGACGGTTTTGTTTCACATCCAGATAGAATCGTTTTGACTGGATCTGCAACATCTTAGTGGCCAGCTCTTGTTCGGTCTGCTGGCTTTGCTGCCCAGAGTCAAAatcaccaccaccaccgccgTCCATCTTTTGCGAGTAGTCCTTCTGGGCTCCTTCGTGTCCACTGCCGGCGTCGGACATTTCAGAAGCACCGCCGAACCAACCGAGTGTCagattaaaatttattttctaagcCGCTCTCTAACCGGGTGCCAAAAGAAAATGTTCTTACGCTAGGGATATCGAGAGTGCTACTGTCGCTGTATACACTCCCGCCGGGCTATCCTACCGAGTCGGAGTTGTTACGATGCTCAACAACAGAGTTGTTAGTCAACCGGTTGATCTGAAAGAGAACAAGAAACAATTGAATGTCGGTATACCAAAATAGTGTTTTCGTATTAGCGGTAGCGTAAAATTTTCTCAAGTTTGATGAAGTCCCTGTTTGACACACACTTCGCTATCAACTATTGAAATGAACAAGACATTTGTGGGAATAGCGCTTCAATCCTGCCGACTCTAACGATCCCAGCCAAAATTTTAAGATATGACCTGGACTGGCTTATTAGATCAACATGTTGAGGAACAAAGTTGCTAAAGTAAAACTGATGGGCGATGCATTGGCAATGATTGGATTTGACTTTTCTATGAAACAGTATGGGCTGCTCATGAAACGTTCTTTGATATTATGGATATGCACGCACGATTGTTCTGTGTTGTGAAACTTTTATCGTGCTTCAcacgaatcaattttttcaaGGGACTTCAAGATGCCTATAAACTACAATTACAGGGTGGCGaagttttcaaaatcaaatttcctgattttcattgatattccctgaaatataaca encodes:
- the LOC129725949 gene encoding transcriptional activator protein Pur-beta, which gives rise to MSDAGSGHEGAQKDYSQKMDGGGGGDFDSGQQSQQTEQELATKMLQIQSKRFYLDVKQNRRGRFIKVAEIGADGRRSQIFLALSTAAEFRDHLSTFSDYYASLGPPNPDNVPEDGKLKSEMMIKDNRRYYLDLKENVRGRFLRVSQTITRGGPRSQIAIPAQGMIEFRDALTDLLEEFGTNDGGFKGELPEGRHMRVDNKNFYFDIGQNSRGIYMRVSEVKSNFRTAITVPEKCWSRFRDILSDYCEKMKKTSESTTSSITADNTLQKQTSNNM